One Setaria viridis chromosome 5, Setaria_viridis_v4.0, whole genome shotgun sequence genomic region harbors:
- the LOC117854431 gene encoding pentatricopeptide repeat-containing protein At2g13600 translates to MSARGGSVRELTALLSALGDARHPNPAHAAQLHARLIVSAGARPDPHPDPVLLTQLVSLYATAGRLADALRAFRAHLATANLRTYAVLVSALARPRPGLAFSLFSGACRGLLPSPHLVSAVLAACAGLPTICGRQVHACATKFVPPRDVFVYTGLVDVYAKAGDMAASRKVFDEMPSRGAASWNALLVGYARNKMCLKALSVFRELAGQGREVPLDQVSVSGVLSACSWAGNVDFGRQVHACAAKVGLELGAVCVSNGLLDMYTRCGCSREALVLFDAMDHRDVITWNIVICACIHESHFKEACMLFQSMVRDGVVPDDVSFATVLQASACMLSWALGASIHASVIKTGFLDSDGIASSLITMYSKCGSLDDALRAFQLAKDRLCVMSWTAMITALQQNGHGVQAVGMFEKMLENCIPPDHITFVSVLSSCSHSGLIEQGRRYFNSMTQVHNITPSTEHYACMVDMFGRAGLLSEAKQLIDQMNVKPDASVLGALLSACMNCRDLEIGEEVAKKLFVIEPGNSGNYVLLANIYASHGRLEEAKEVRRWMMFQELRKEKGRSLVNSKNQTSML, encoded by the coding sequence ATGAGCGCGAGAGGCGGCAGCGTCCGCGAGCTGACGGCCCTCCTCTCTGCGCTGGGCGACGCGCGCCACCCCAACCCCGCGCACGCCGCGCAGCTCCACGCCCGCCTCATCGTCTCCGCTGGCGCGCGCCCCGACCCGCACCCGGACCCGGTCCTCCTCACGCAGCTCGTCTCCCTCTACGCCACCGCGGGCCGCCTCGCCGACGCGCTCCGCGCCTTCCGCGCCCACCTCGCCACCGCCAACCTCCGCACCTACGCGGTCCTCGTCTCCGCGCtcgcgcggccgcgcccgggCCTCGCGTTCTCGCTCTTCTCGGGCGCCTGCCGAGGGCTCCTCCCCAGCCCGCACCTCGTctccgccgtcctcgccgcctgcgccggcctcCCGACCATCTGCGGTCGCCAGGTCCACGCGTGCGCCACCAAGTTCGTGCCGCCTCGCGACGTGTTCGTCTACACCGGTTTGGTCGATGTGTACGCCAAGGCCGGGGACATGGCGGCGTCCAGgaaggtgttcgacgaaatgcctaGCCGGGGCGCGGCGTCCTGGAACGCGCTCCTCGTTGGTTACGCCAGGAACAAGATGTGCCTCAAAGCGCTGTCGGTTTTCAGGGAGCTGGCAGGGCAGGGGCGGGAGGTGCCTCTGGATCAGGTGAGCGTGTCAGGTGTGCTCAGCGCTTGTTCCTGGGCGGGCAATGTGGACTTTGGTCGCCAGGTTCATGCGTGCGCCGCCAAGGTGGGGCTGGAGCTGGGCGCGGTCTGTGTTAGCAACGGCCTTCTTGACATGTACACCAGGTGTGGATGCTCACGGGAAGCTTTGGTTCTGTTCGATGCTATGGATCACAGGGATGTCATCACTTGGAACATTGTCATTTGTGCCTGCATTCATGAGAGCCACTTCAAGGAGGCTTGTATGCTGTTCCAGTCCATGGTCAGGGATGGTGTCGTGCCAGATGATGTGTCCTTTGCTACTGTTCTGCAGGCGTCAGCATGTATGCTGTCATGGGCTCTTGGAGCAAGCATACATGCCTCTGTAATCAAGACAGGTTTCTTGGACAGCGATGGCATTGCTAGCTCGCTTATCACCATGTATTCAAAATGTGGCAGCTTGGACGATGCACTCCGAGCATTTCAGTTAGCAAAAGATCGCTTGTGTGTAATGTCATGGACAGCCATGATCACTGCACTGCAGCAGAATGGACATGGAGTGCAGGCGGTTGGTATGTTTGAGAAAATGCTAGAGAATTGCATCCCTCCGGACCACATTACATTTGTCAGTGTTCTCTCTTCCTGTAGCCACAGCGGACTTATTGAGCAAGGTCGCAGGTACTTCAATTCAATGACTCAAGTTCATAACATCACACCTTCAACTGAGCATTATGCATGCATGGTTGACATGTTTGGGCGAGCTGGCCTTCTCAGTGAGGCAAAGCAACTCATTGACCAGATGAATGTTAAGCCAGATGCATCAGTCCTCGGGGCACTACTTTCGGCTTGCATGAACTGCAGGGACCTTGAGATAGGAGAGGAGGTTGCTAAGAAGCTGTTTGTGATTGAACCAGGAAATTCAGGGAACTATGTCTTGCTTGCTAATATTTATGCGTCACATGGAAGATTGGAGGAGGCAAAGGAGGTGCGGAGATGGATGATGTTCCAGGAGTTAAGGAAGGAGAAGGGACGCAGCTTAGTCAACAGTAAGAACCAAACCTCTATGTTATGA
- the LOC117855164 gene encoding chitinase 10, giving the protein MASSCGTRGTLLIAVVAFVVASGSAGVAEARYGGPGQCSPVAALVSERLYNSLFLHKDDPACPAKGFYTYASFILAARTFPKFAATGDLNTRKREIAAFFAQISHETTGGWATAPDGEYSWGLCYKEEISPGSNYCDATDRQWPCYPGKSYHGRGPIQLSWNFNYGPAGRALGFDGLRNPEVVANCSETAFRTALWFWMTPRRPKPSCHEVMVGEYRPSAADLAANRTPGFGLVTNIVNGGLECNRTDDARVNNRIGFYQRYCQIFNVDAGLNLDCAHQQPY; this is encoded by the exons ATGGCGAGTTCCTGCGGCACGCGCGGCACCTTATTGATCGCCGTGGTTGCTTTCGTTGTCGCTTCCGGCAGTGCCGGCGTAGCGGAGGCGAGGTACGGCGGCCCCGGGCAGTGTAGCCCCGTCGCGGCGCTGGTGAGCGAGCGGCTGTACAACTCCCTGTTCCTGCACAAGGACGACCCGGCCTGCCCGGCCAAGGGGTTCTACACCTACGCCTCCTTCATCCTGGCCGCCCGGACGTTCCCCAAgttcgccgccaccggcgacctcaaCACCCGCAAGCGCGAGATCGCCGCCTTCTTCGCGCAAATCTCCCACGAGACCACAG GTGGCTGGGCGACGGCGCCGGACGGGGAGTACTCGTGGGGCCTGTGCTACAAGGAGGAGATCAGCCCGGGGAGCAACTACTGCGACGCCACGGACAGGCAGTGGCCGTGCTACCCGGGCAAGTCCTACCACGGCCGGGGCCCCATCCAGCTCTCCTGGAACTTCAACTacgggccggcggggcgggcgcTGGGCTTCGACGGGCTGCGCAACCCGGAGGTGGTGGCCAACTGCTCCGAGACGGCGTTCCGGACGGCGCTCTGGTTCTGGATGACGCCGCGCCGGCCCAAGCCGTCGTGCCACGAGGTCATGGTCGGGGAGTACCGTCCCTCggccgccgacctcgccgccaacCGGACGCCGGGCTTCGGCCTCGTCACTAACATCGTCAACGGGGGGCTCGAGTGCAACCGCACCGACGACGCCAGGGTGAACAACCGGATAGGGTTCTACCAGAGATACTGCCAGATCTTCAACGTCGACGCCGGGCTCAACCTCGACTGCGCGCACCAGCAGCCGTACTAG
- the LOC117858441 gene encoding hydrophobic protein LTI6B-like, which translates to MKEGTANCVDILIAIILPPLGVFLKFGCKVEFWLCLLLTFLGYLPGIIYAIYAITKE; encoded by the exons ATGAAGGAGGGCACGGCGAACTGCGTCGACATCCTCATCGCCATCATCCTGCCCCCTCTCGGCGTCTTCCTCAAGTTCGGCTGCAAG GTCGAGTTCTGGCTCTGCCTCTTGCTCACCTTCCTCGGCTATCTTCCGGGGATCATCTACGCGATCTACGCCATCACCAAGGAATAG
- the LOC117858155 gene encoding DNA repair protein RAD51 homolog 4 isoform X2: MELLKDVTEKKHLLPTGLEGIDTLLGGGLRRGHLTEVTGPSSSGKTQVCLHSASLVAAKHLGVVMYLDTSNSFSPSRVATIIDGTPDLFGHKAKGCEIEDVMRSIICESVFDIFALFEVLNQLEISLSNDKVNNGGSKICLLIIDSISSLLAPIIGGKYPQGRSMMISVAMILKKLADEHNLSVLVTNHMVSAGNGAVKPALGESWKAVPHVRLVISRECRSNICTATVLKHTLLASGSTVKFTVPS; this comes from the exons ATGGAATTGCTCAAGGATGTCACTGAAAAAAAGCATCTCCTCCCTACTGGGCTTGAAGG CATTGACACACTTCTTGGAGGTGGCCTGCGCCGAGGTCACTTGACAGAGGTTACTGGACCATCATCTTCCGGTAAAACACAG GTTTGTCTGCATTCTGCTTCACTTGTTGCAGCCAAGCATCTGGGGGTGGTTATGTACTTGGATACTAGTAACTCCTTCTCTCCTAGTCGCGTTGCTACCATAATTGATGGGACTCCTGACCTATTTGGTCATAAAG CCAAAGGATGTGAGATTGAAGATGTCATGAGAAGCATCATCTGTGAGTCCGTGTTTGATATATTTGCTTTGTTTGAAGTACTAAATCAACTCGAAATCTCTCTGTCGAATGACAAG GTAAACAATGGTGGTAGCAAAATTTGCTTGCTTATCATTGACTCGATATCATCCTTACTTGCTCCCATCATTGGAGGCAAATATCCGCAAG GGCGGTCGATGATGATATCAGTGGCAATGATTCTAAAGAAGTTAGCAGATGAGCATAACCTATCTGTTCTG GTAACCAATCATATGGTTTCTGCTGGCAATGGAGCTGTCAAGCCTGCTCTTGGAGAGAGCTGGAAAGCTGTTCCACATGTCCGCCTGGTGATATCTCGTGAATGTAGGAGTAATATCTGCACTGCAACTGTGCTGAAGCACACACTACTG GCTTCTGGCAGTACTGTGAAATTCACGGTACCCAGCTGA
- the LOC117855165 gene encoding uncharacterized protein — MGSWVRTITTPFRKACTIFVPHKDGKKPQQPSSAMVQHVEAERAKLHGEVMACAYEDVQVMWSMLDQARIRDLSGSS; from the exons ATGGGTTCTTGGGTGCGCACCATTACGACGCCGTTCCGGAAAGCCTGCACCATCTTCGTCCCGCACAAGGACGGCAAGAAGCCGCAGCAACCAAGCTCAG CTATGGTGCAGCACGTCGAAGCCGAGAGGGCCAAGCTCCACGGGGAGGTGATGGCGTGCGCCTACGAAGACGTGCAGGTCATGTGGTCCATGCTCGACCAGGCAAGGATCCGGGATCTCAGTGGCAGCTCGTGA
- the LOC117857966 gene encoding auxin-responsive protein IAA4: MQKEGKHSSTTSLSCAHVFFRSILWLCQPLSSHRPLYIHRSLALLLSPFPSCLLTISCEIHSTPLPVSTSLPSYLGFVQLTAASVCTPGSMAECKRGDGGGMSPSSSMDSSTHPVLSTTSSGCRPASRRDLSTDLQLGLSLSPASSSLLVAETKSIPSTPRNQVLPDWPPIKPFLRSALTASARRRRTLFVKVYMEGVPIGRKLDLLLLDGYDSLLAKLRHMFKTPITYADVMEYHQRIPREKAAHVLTYEDQDGDWMMVGDVPWELFLASVKKLRIARTDKC; the protein is encoded by the exons ATGCAAAAAGAAGGTAAACATAGTAGCACCACCTCTCTCTCCTGTGCACATGTTTTTTTTAGATCAATCCTTTGGCTTTGTCAGCCACTCAGCTCCCATCGCCCGCTATATATACACAGATCGCTTGCTCTCTTGCTTtctcccttcccttcctgctTGTTGACGATTAGTTGTGAGATTCACTCCACACCCCTCCCCGTTTCTACATCGCTCCCCAGCTACCTCGGCTTCGTGCAATTAACAGCGGCTAGTGTATGCACGCCAGGCAGCATGGCGGAGTGtaagcgcggcgacggcggcggcatgtCGCCGTCTTCGTCCATGGACAGCAGCACCCACCCGGTGCTCTCCACGACGTCGTCGggctgccggccggcgagccggcggGACCTCAGCACCGACCTCCAGCTAGGGCTCAGCCTGTCGCCGGCGTCATCCTCCCTCCTCGTCGCAGAGACCAAGAGCATCCCTTCTACGCCAAG GAACCAAGTACTCCCTGATTGGCCCCCGATCAAGCCATTCCTCAGAAGCGCCCTGACGGCGTCAGCACGCCGACGGCGGACATTGTTCGTGAAGGTGTATATGGAAGGCGTTCCAATCGGTCGGAAGCTGGATTTGCTCTTGCTGGATGGGTACGACAGCCTCCTTGCCAAACTACGCCACATGTTCAAGACTCCCATCACCT atGCTGATGTTATGGAGTACCATCAACGAATTCCCCGCGAGAAGGCTGCACATGTCCTCACCTATGAAGACCAGGATGGAGACTGGATGATGGTTGGGGATGTACCTTGGGA GCTCTTCCTTGCAAGTGTAAAGAAACTGAGGATTGCAAGAACAGATAAATGCTAG
- the LOC117858155 gene encoding DNA repair protein RAD51 homolog 4 isoform X1 has protein sequence MMSQDQPSTEDRCGRFWNGMELLKDVTEKKHLLPTGLEGIDTLLGGGLRRGHLTEVTGPSSSGKTQVCLHSASLVAAKHLGVVMYLDTSNSFSPSRVATIIDGTPDLFGHKAKGCEIEDVMRSIICESVFDIFALFEVLNQLEISLSNDKVNNGGSKICLLIIDSISSLLAPIIGGKYPQGRSMMISVAMILKKLADEHNLSVLVTNHMVSAGNGAVKPALGESWKAVPHVRLVISRECRSNICTATVLKHTLLASGSTVKFTVPS, from the exons ATGATGAGTCAAGATCAACCTTCCACCGAAGATAGGTGTGGGAGATTTTGGAATGGGATGGAATTGCTCAAGGATGTCACTGAAAAAAAGCATCTCCTCCCTACTGGGCTTGAAGG CATTGACACACTTCTTGGAGGTGGCCTGCGCCGAGGTCACTTGACAGAGGTTACTGGACCATCATCTTCCGGTAAAACACAG GTTTGTCTGCATTCTGCTTCACTTGTTGCAGCCAAGCATCTGGGGGTGGTTATGTACTTGGATACTAGTAACTCCTTCTCTCCTAGTCGCGTTGCTACCATAATTGATGGGACTCCTGACCTATTTGGTCATAAAG CCAAAGGATGTGAGATTGAAGATGTCATGAGAAGCATCATCTGTGAGTCCGTGTTTGATATATTTGCTTTGTTTGAAGTACTAAATCAACTCGAAATCTCTCTGTCGAATGACAAG GTAAACAATGGTGGTAGCAAAATTTGCTTGCTTATCATTGACTCGATATCATCCTTACTTGCTCCCATCATTGGAGGCAAATATCCGCAAG GGCGGTCGATGATGATATCAGTGGCAATGATTCTAAAGAAGTTAGCAGATGAGCATAACCTATCTGTTCTG GTAACCAATCATATGGTTTCTGCTGGCAATGGAGCTGTCAAGCCTGCTCTTGGAGAGAGCTGGAAAGCTGTTCCACATGTCCGCCTGGTGATATCTCGTGAATGTAGGAGTAATATCTGCACTGCAACTGTGCTGAAGCACACACTACTG GCTTCTGGCAGTACTGTGAAATTCACGGTACCCAGCTGA